In a genomic window of Primulina huaijiensis isolate GDHJ02 chromosome 10, ASM1229523v2, whole genome shotgun sequence:
- the LOC140985569 gene encoding cytochrome P450 71AP13-like produces the protein MDSLQQWLEQSSIFQPSTLIPSILILILLIYLSNKKFNTQNVKLPPNPPKLPIIGNLHQLSKHPHLSLYTLSKKYGPIFHLQLGEIPTVIVSSAEMAKEVLKTQDLALANRPQIFGAKHLFYNCTDMAFAPYGPYWRHVRKICIFEILSAKRVQSYEFVREQEVAKLIRRIKESSYPQTLNLTKLLNMYANDVLCRVVFGKDFSAGGEYERLGFQEMLEEYQELLGGFDVGDFFPSMEFVHTLTGNKSRLLRAFRRFDEFFDGVIEDHLKSNNMRDHKDFVDILLEVQKDNIQYCEIPLTLDNVKAILLDMFAAGTDTTFITLDWGMTELITHPKIMKKLQSEVRSKLGDRKFVSESDITQMNYLKAVIKEIFRLHPPAPVLLPRESMEEVFVGGYTIPEKTRIYINAWAIGRSQESWKDPDKFDPERFMDNEIDFRGKDFELIPFGAGRRSCPAIAFGSATVELALAQLVHSFDWELPPGVQPADLDMTEVFGITMHRISTLMVVAKPIFNDI, from the exons ATGGATTCTCTCCAACAATGGCTAGAACAAAGCTCCATCTTCCAACCCTCCACACTAATCCCATCCATCTTAATTCTCATACTTTTAATCTATCTTTCAAACAAGAAATTCAATACCCAAAACGTGAAACTTCCCCCAAACCCTCCAAAGCTCCCCATAATAGGCAACCTCCATCAACTCAGCAAACACCCCCACCTCTCTCTCTACACTTTATCCAAGAAATATGGTCCCATTTTTCATCTTCAGCTTGGAGAAATCCCCACTGTAATCGTTTCTTCGGCCGAGATGGCGAAAGAAGTTCTCAAAACGCAGGATCTTGCGCTCGCGAACCGGCCTCAGATATTCGGGGCCAAGCATCTTTTCTACAACTGCACGGATATGGCATTTGCGCCATATGGCCCGTACTGGAGGCATGTAAGGAAGATATGCATATTCGAGATCTTGAGTGCCAAAAGGGTCCAATCCTATGAGTTTGTAAGGGAGCAAGAAGTTGCTAAACTGATTCGTCGTATAAAAGAATCGTCGTATCCTCAGACGTTAAACCTGACAAAGCTGCTGAATATGTATGCTAACGATGTTCTTTGCCGGGTTGTGTTTGGGAAAGATTTCTCAGCAGGTGGGGAATATGAGAGGCTTgggtttcaagaaatgcttgaAGAGTATCAAGAACTGCTCGGCGGGTTTGATGTCGGTGATTTCTTTCCTTCGATGGAGTTTGTTCACACTTTGACAGGCAACAAATCCAGGCTTCTGCGTGCTTTTAGGAGATTTGATGAGTTCTTTGATGGGGTTATCGAGGATCATTTGAAATCCAACAACATGAGAGATCACAAGGATTTTGTGGATATCTTGCTTGAAGTGCAGAAGGATAATATTCAATATTGTGAGATTCCTCTAACCTTGGATAACGTCAAGGCAATCCTCTTG GACATGTTTGCTGCGGGAACAGACACAACCTTCATAACCCTCGACTGGGGGATGACAGAACTAATCACTCAcccaaaaatcatgaaaaaattgCAGTCCGAGGTTAGAAGCAAACTCGGAGACCGTAAGTTCGTGTCGGAATCCGATATAACACAAATGAACTACTTGAAAGCCGTTATCAAAGAAATCTTCAGGCTACACCCTCCTGCACCAGTACTACTCCCCAGAGAATCCATGGAAGAAGTCTTTGTTGGTGGGTACACAATCCCTGAAAAGACAAGAATTTACATCAATGCTTGGGCCATAGGGAGGAGCCAAGAATCCTGGAAAGACCCTGATAAATTTGATCCTGAAAGATTCATGGATAATGAAATTGATTTTAGAGGGAAAGATTTTGAGTTGATACCTTTTGGTGCGGGCAGAAGAAGCTGTCCTGCGATTGCATTTGGTTCTGCGACAGTTGAGCTTGCACTGGCGCAGCTGGTTCACAGCTTTGATTGGGAGCTTCCGCCGGGAGTCCAGCCGGCGGATCTTGATATGACTGAAGTTTTTGGGATTACGATGCATAGGATTTCTACATTAATGGTGGTTGCGAAGCCaatttttaatgatatttga
- the LOC140985525 gene encoding strychnine-11-hydroxylase-like, protein MYRSRICLHKKPADNLLIVSINLAELMYRSSNQSSSLSYTEQKMSSEIFLLLFISFITILLLLKLTKKKRKLPLGPKKLPIIGNLHQLGKLPHRALIKLSKTYGDLMFLQLGSVPTLVVSSADMAREIFKKHDIIFSGRPVLYSLKRITYNLGTISVAPYGDYWREAKKIAVLELLSNKRVQSFAKVRDEEMTFMIDRVANSENPVDLSVITFALSNNTVRRVAFGEISSAEEHEDFDERSGKYQHVFHDTQQLAAEFNVADYFPWLAWLNKFNGVDRRLKKNMEEVDIFLSKKMEEHRDPKRAKQDHEDIVDVLLRVQKEMEKEFTLTDVNLKGLLLGIFMAGTDSSSVTIVWAMAELMRNPEVLKKAQEEVRKVCKGQSKVEESDLPKLAYLRMVIKEAWRLHPPAPLWIPRETLEDCVIDNKYEIPAKTRVLFNAAAIGMDPKHWEKPERFWPERFLNNEIDFRGQHFELLPFGAGRRGCPGASFAIAVVELALANLLFRFDWELPKGMSPEDIDMEEATGVAMRKKIPLCLVATPVN, encoded by the exons ATGTACCGAAGTCGTATTTGTCTGCACAAGAAACCGGCTGATAATCTTCTCATCGTCTCTATAAATTTAGCAGAGCTCATGTATCGATCATCAAATCAAAGCAGCTCTCTATCTTACACCGAGCAGAAAATGAGTTCCGAAATTTTCTTGCTGCTTTTCATCAGTTTCATCacaattttattgttattaaaattgacgaaaaagaaaagaaagctcCCACTTGGTCCTAAGAAGCTCCCGATTATAGGCAACCTTCACCAGCTTGGAAAGTTGCCTCATAGGGCTCTCATTAAATTGTCCAAAACATATGGAGACCTCATGTTCTTGCAGCTAGGATCCGTGCCGACCCTCGTCGTGTCATCGGCCGATATGGcacgagaaatctttaagaagCACGATATTATCTTTTCGGGGAGACCCGTCTTGTATTCTCTCAAGAGAATCACCTACAATTTAGGTACCATCTCCGTAGCACCGTATGGTGACTACTGGAGAGAAGCGAAGAAAATCGCTGTTCTGGAGCTGCTGTCCAACAAAAGGGTCCAATCTTTCGCAAAAGTACGTGATGAAGAGATGACCTTCATGATTGATCGTGTTGCTAATTCCGAAAACCCTGTGGATCTGAGCGTGATCACGTTCGCTCTGTCGAATAACACTGTTCGTCGGGTGGCTTTCGGAGAGATTAGCAGTGCTGAAGAACATGAAGATTTCGATGAAAGGAGTGGCAAATATCAGCATGTGTTTCATGATACGCAGCAGTTGGCTGCTGAGTTCAACGTGGCTGATTATTTTCCATGGTTGGCTTGGCTAAACAAGTTCAATGGAGTAGACAGgagattgaaaaaaaatatggagGAAGTGGACATCTTTTTGAGCAAAAAAATGGAAGAACACAGAGACCCGAAGAGGGCTAAACAAGATCACGAAGACATCGTCGATGTATTGCTTCGAGTTCAAAAGGAAATGGAGAAAGAATTTACTCTGACAGATGTAAATTTGAAGGGTCTTCTCTTG GGCATATTCATGGCTGGCACCGATAGTTCCTCGGTGACAATCGTATGGGCAATGGCAGAACTGATGAGAAATCCGGAAGTCCTCAAGAAAGCTCAAGAAGAAGTTAGGAAAGTATGCAAAGGACAGTCAAAAGTAGAAGAAAGCGATCTTCCAAAACTCGCATACCTAAGAATGGTGATCAAAGAGGCATGGAGACTCCATCCACCCGCCCCACTATGGATCCCAAGAGAAACATTAGAGGACTGCGTCATCGACAACAAATACGAAATCCCCGCAAAAACCAGAGTGCTCTTCAATGCAGCAGCAATTGGAATGGATCCGAAGCACTGGGAGAAGCCAGAAAGATTCTGGCCTGAGAGGTTTCTAAATAACGAGATTGACTTCAGAGGACAACATTTTGAGTTGTTACCCTTCGGTGCTGGCAGAAGAGGTTGCCCTGGAGCCAGTTTTGCCATCGCAGTTGTGGAGCTCGCACTTGCGAATCTTTTGTTCCGCTTTGATTGGGAACTTCCCAAGGGGATGTCACCGGAGGATATTGATATGGAAGAAGCTACAGGAGTCGCAATGCGTAAGAAAATTCCACTCTGCTTGGTTGCTACACCAGTCAATTAA